The nucleotide window CGCGTTCCCGGCCGCCGAGGGCCGCCATCATCTCGATGTCGGTGAGCTTGCCGAGGTCCCACTCCCCGGGGCCGGTCAGCAGCATGTCGACGATGAGGAGCCGGGCGTCCTCGCGGGGGCCGACGGCCTCCCGTACGCGCGAGAGGATCCGTCCGGCGTCGCGGTCGCTCCAGTTGTGCAGGGTGTGTTTGATGAAGTAGGCGTCATACCCGGCGGGGACGGACGTGAAGAAGTCGGTCGCCACCGCCGCGGCCCGGTCGGCCACCCCGCGGCGTTCGAACTCCGCCTTCGCCCCGTCGACGACCTGCGGCTGGTCGCAGACGGCTCCGGTGCAGGTGGGGTGGCGGACGAGGACCTCGGCGAGGAACTGCCCGCGGCCGCCGCCGATATCGGCGATCCGGGGGAAGCGGGAGAAGTCGAACTGCTCGAAGATCCGGTCGGTGCCCGGGTAGTGGTTCTGCACCATGGCCCGGTCGAAGAGCGCGGCACTGCCCGGGTGGGCCCGCAGGTGGTCGAAGAACGTCTCGCCGAAGGCGTGGTCGAAGGCCGGCGCACCGGTTCGCACGGTGTGCAGCAGGTTCTCGTACGGCCGCCACATCATCGGGTCGCTGGCGAACAGGAACATGTCGCGCACGCTCCCCTCGACCCCGCTGCGCAGCCCCTGCCCGGCGGCGGTGAGCGCGAAGGCGCGCTCCGGCGTCTCCGCCAGGACGCCGGTGGCCGCCGCGCAGCGCAGCACCCGGTACAGGGCGTCGGCGTCCGCGCCGGTCTCGCGCGCCAGGTCGGTCGCGGTGCGGGGCCCTTCGGCCAGCAGGTCCGGGATGCCCAACTGCACCACCGGCCGCAGCGCGCCGATCGTCCACTTCCCCACGAACAGCCCGATCACCCGCTGGGCAGGGGGGAGTTCGACCGGGAACCACGTCAGGACCCCGGT belongs to Streptomyces sp. NBC_01454 and includes:
- a CDS encoding methyltransferase, translated to MNSAEDGSEVTGVLTWFPVELPPAQRVIGLFVGKWTIGALRPVVQLGIPDLLAEGPRTATDLARETGADADALYRVLRCAAATGVLAETPERAFALTAAGQGLRSGVEGSVRDMFLFASDPMMWRPYENLLHTVRTGAPAFDHAFGETFFDHLRAHPGSAALFDRAMVQNHYPGTDRIFEQFDFSRFPRIADIGGGRGQFLAEVLVRHPTCTGAVCDQPQVVDGAKAEFERRGVADRAAAVATDFFTSVPAGYDAYFIKHTLHNWSDRDAGRILSRVREAVGPREDARLLIVDMLLTGPGEWDLGKLTDIEMMAALGGRERDREEWHRLAAAAGFAPANDPAPGDLALLEYRPV